The Streptococcus mitis region CCCAGACACGAATAAATGAGGCTAACTTAAACAAGCGTTCTGTATTAGCTCCACCATCTTGAACTTCTGACACACCTTCGATTTTTTTAGCCTCTTCTGCTACTGTCTTTACATCACTTGGTGTATTGGTATCAACAATATATGCATCATAGAGAGGATTGGCGTCGCCTTCAAAGATTTTCCAGTTGTCCCCCATTGTCTCGGTTAATTTTTCATATTGTTCTTCTTTACTTGAAAACGTAACACTTTTAACGGTTGACATACCTTTCAAAGCATCATATACCTTATGGTAGTCGTTATTTGTAACAGTTTGACCTTCTTTTTCAATCGTCTCACTATTATCAGCTACGTCCTTACGAATGTATACCATTACTCGGACATTATTTTCGATATCTGTAGCTAGTTTAGCCGTATTAAAGATAACAGATGCAAATATTGCAACCAAGGTCAAAGTAATCATAACTGAACTGACAGCAGCTACTGTCATCCAGCCATTTCGTTTCAAACTTTTTAACGATTCAAATAAATGACGAAAAAATCTACTAATCATCGTATCCATATTCTCCTTTAGCTTCGTCACGAACGACACGGCCATTTTCAATGGCAATGACACGGTGGCGCAAGGTATTTACAATCTGGCTGTTGTGGGTAGCCATCAAGACAGTTGTACCTTGGAGATTGATGCGTTCCAGCAAGTTCATAATTTCCCATGAATTATCTGGGTCCAAGTTTCCTGTTGGTTCGTCCGCAATCAATACTTTGGGATTGTTTACAATAGCACGCGCTATCGCAATACGCTGTTGTTCTCCCCCTGAAAGTTCATTTGGGAATGAACGAACCTTATGTTTCAATCCAACCAAGTCTAAGACTTCCATAAC contains the following coding sequences:
- the ftsX gene encoding permease-like cell division protein FtsX, giving the protein MISRFFRHLFESLKSLKRNGWMTVAAVSSVMITLTLVAIFASVIFNTAKLATDIENNVRVMVYIRKDVADNSETIEKEGQTVTNNDYHKVYDALKGMSTVKSVTFSSKEEQYEKLTETMGDNWKIFEGDANPLYDAYIVDTNTPSDVKTVAEEAKKIEGVSEVQDGGANTERLFKLASFIRVWGLVIAGLLIFIAVFLISNTIRITIISRSREIQIMRLVGAKNGYIRGPFLLEGAFIGLLGATLPSVLVLIVYKMVYQSVNKSLVGQNLSMISPEVFSPLMIVLLFVIGIFIGSIGSGISMRRFLKI